One genomic segment of Helianthus annuus cultivar XRQ/B chromosome 14, HanXRQr2.0-SUNRISE, whole genome shotgun sequence includes these proteins:
- the LOC110904093 gene encoding uncharacterized protein LOC110904093: MVNDNTAYSSEEQEHLARLKAQKEEIQYLGQQITLASVRERQLLNEKYTLEKKFSELRLVCPTVASSTVVAKTVAMDSNRLKLLVLESDKMEASAKHLPIKKRRIVFMDSSPSLNNASSSQGTESVAQDANAKADVNCLPAASLTVADLHQSESNDSKLDVHKCVTYSRKRNDLEDISGTSIARICLLMKLPSIC, from the exons ATGGTAAATGATAATACTGCGTATTCTTCGGAAGAACAG GAACACCTTGCACGCTTGAAAGCTCAAAAGGAGGAAATCCAGTATCTTGGACAACAAATTACCTTAGCAAGTGTCAGG GAACGGCAATTATTGAACGAAAAATACACGTTGGAAAAGAAGTTTTCTGAGCTACGGCTGGTTTGTCCAACCGTTGCTTCATCAACAGTGGTTGCTAAAACGGTTGCTATGGATTCAAACCGGTTGAAACTGCTTGTTTTGGAATCTGATAAG ATGGAAGCCTCGGCCAAACATTTACCGATCAAGAAAAGGAGAATCGTATTCATGGATTCGTCACCGTCGCTTAACAACGCTTCATCCTCACAAGGGACTGAAAGTGTTGCGCAAGATGCTAATGCGAAAGCAGACGTGAATTGCCTGCCTGCTGCATCGTTGACGGTTGCTGACTTGCATCAAAGTGAGAGTAATGATAGTAAACTGGATGTACACAAGTGTGTGACGTATAGTAGGAAACgtaatgaccttgaagatataAGTGGCACATCTATAGCGAGAATATGTCTACTAATGAAACTGCCATCAATATGTTAA
- the LOC110907508 gene encoding probable methyltransferase At1g27930, with product MRNRIIISEKPLFFTILIVVIITGGLTITSLHRTGGTNPTSILCTFVNSHSQPNPKQPPTTHISAILHYATTRTTAQQTLPEIKVAVDVLQTLAPCNLLVFGIGHESVMWASLNPRGTTLFLEDDLNSVHKTLNDAPSLRVHHISYDTQLSDADYLLTSYKTSPKCLPTQVYLKGNTRCKLALSNLPEEVYKREWDAIIIDGPKGYYGEAPGRMMAIFSAAVMARRRERGGDTHVFVHDVNRKVEKEYAEEFLCKNYLVTAENRLWHFRIPPSAKESPTFC from the coding sequence ATGAGAAATCGCATCATCATCTCCGAGAAACCACTATTCTTCACCATCCTCATCGTCGTCATAATCACCGGCGGCCTCACCATCACCAGCCTCCACCGCACCGGCGGCACAAACCCCACTTCCATCCTCTGCACATTCGTCAACTCCCACTCCCAACCCAACCCCAAACAACCCCCCACCACCCACATCTCCGCCATCCTCCACTACGCCACCACCCGCACCACCGCCCAACAAACCCTCCCGGAAATCAAAGTCGCCGTCGACGTCCTCCAAACCCTAGCCCCATGCAACCTCCTAGTTTTCGGGATCGGTCACGAATCCGTCATGTGGGCCTCACTTAATCCACGTGGCACTACTTTATTCCTCGAAGATGATCTTAACTCAGTCCATAAAACCCTAAACGACGCGCCTTCTCTGCGCGTGCACCACATATCCTACGACACTCAGTTATCTGATGCTGACTATCTTTTAACCTCGTACAAAACATCCCCAAAGTGTCTCCCTACACAAGTGTACCTTAAAGGGAACACACGGTGCAAGTTAGCGTTGAGCAACTTACCCGAAGAGGTGTATAAGAGGGAATGGGATGCGATTATTATCGATGGGCCGAAGGGGTATTATGGTGAGGCACCAGGGAGGATGATGGCGATATTTTCGGCTGCAGTGATGGCTAGACGGAGAGAAAGAGGGGGGGATACACATGTGTTTGTGCATGATGTTAATAGGAAGGTGGAGAAGGAGTATGCGGAAGAGTTTTTGTGTAAGAATTATTTGGTCACGGCTGAGAATAGGCTATGGCATTTTAGAATACCGCCTTCGGCGAAAGAGAGTCCAACATTTTGTTAG